One window from the genome of Brienomyrus brachyistius isolate T26 unplaced genomic scaffold, BBRACH_0.4 scaffold74, whole genome shotgun sequence encodes:
- the LOC125726660 gene encoding G0/G1 switch protein 2-like produces the protein MENIQELIQFAKEIRSQKPSNGMMKLYLIGSMLALFGVMVGFVETVLQPFYTHEPMDEEMTQLVLLEQQQAEKKLRWRMEAAAVLEEDMGLKSRQQAMLARRNSANRLHAS, from the coding sequence ATGGAGAATATCCAAGAACTCATCCAGTTTGCCAAGGAAATTCGAAGTCAGAAGCCCAGCAATGGCATGATGAAATTGTACCTGATAGGCTCCATGCTTGCACTCTTTGGGGTGATGGTTGGGTTTGTGGAGACGGTGTTACAGCCTTTCTATACCCATGAGCCCATGGACGAGGAGATGACACAGCTTGTCCTTCTGGAGCAGCAACAAGCTGAAAAGAAGCTGAGGTGGAGAATGGAGGCAGCAGCAGTCCTGGAGGAGGACATGGGATTGAAAAGCAGGCAGCAGGCAATGCTTGCGAGGAGGAACTCGGCCAACCGGCTGCATGCATCGTAA